In a genomic window of Melopsittacus undulatus isolate bMelUnd1 chromosome 1, bMelUnd1.mat.Z, whole genome shotgun sequence:
- the TRIB1 gene encoding tribbles homolog 1, producing MSRPASLLPAARCRSAPAKRLQPLHDGPAEEAPAAKCPRLADCGPPDCLSAPGSPCSPASPGGGGGAPGPSLIASYLLLPLAEREQVSRALSVSSGRELRCKVFPLKHYQDKIRPYIQLPSHRNITGVVEVILGDTKAYVFFEKDFGDMHSYVRSCKRLREEEAARLFKQIVSAVAHCHQSAIVLGDLKLRKFVFSNEERTQLRLESLEDTHIIKGEDDALSDKHGCPAYVSPEILNTTGTYSGKSADVWSLGVMLYTLLVGRYPFHDSDPSTLFSKIRRGQFCIPDHVSPKARCLIRSLLRREPSERLTAPEILLHPWFEAVLEPGYTDQETGTSDQIVPEYHGDSDDISSFFC from the exons ATGAGCCGCCCCGCGTCCCTGCTGCCGGCCGCCCGCTGCCGCAGCGCCCCGGCCAAGCGGCTCCAGCCGCTCCACGACGGCCCCGCCGAGGAGGCGCCGGCCGCCAAGTGCCCTCGTCTCGCCGACTGCGGCCCCCCGGACTGCCTGAGCGCGCCCGGCTCGCCCTGCTCCCCCGCGTcccccggcggcggcggcggcgccccGGGACCCAGCCTGATCGCCTCGtacctgctgctgccgctggCCGAGCGGGAGCAGGTGTCCAGGGCGCTGAGCGTCAGCTCCGGACGGGAGCTGCGCTGCAAG GTGTTCCCCCTCAAACACTACCAGGACAAGATCCGGCCGTACATTCAGCTGCCGTCACACAGAAACATCACCGGGGTTGTCGAAGTCATCCTCGGGGACACCAAGGCCTATGTGTTCTTTGAAAAGGACTTTGGGGACATGCACTCCTACGTGAGGAGCTGCAAGAGGCTGCGGGAAGAGGAGGCTGCCCGGCTGTTCAAGCAGATCGTCTCGGCTGTAGCTCACTGCCACCAGTCGGCCATCGTGCTCGGTGACCTCAAGCTCAGGAAATTTGTCTTCTCCAACGAAGAAAG GACTCAGCTGCGGCTGGAGAGCCTGGAAGACACACACATCATCAAAGGCGAAGACGATGCGCTCTCAGACAAGCACGGCTGCCCGGCGTACGTCAGCCCTGAGATCCTAAACACCACAGGGACTTACTCTGGGAAATCAGCCGACGTGTGGAGTTTGGGAGTGATGCTGTATACCCTGCTGGTGGGACGTTATCCCTTCCATGACTCGGACCCTAGCACTCTGTTTTCCAAAATCCGGCGTGGACAGTTCTGTATCCCTGACCACGTCTCTCCCAAAGCCCGATGCCTCATCCGCAGCCTCCTGAGGCGGGAGCCCTCAGAAAGACTCACTGCTCCGGAGATCCTGCTTCACCCTTGGTTTGAGGCAGTCTTGGAGCCTGGATATACAGACCAGGAGACGGGAACTTCGGATCAGATTGTTCCCGAATACCACGGAGACAGTGACGATATCAGTTCCTTCTTCTGCTAA